The Gouania willdenowi chromosome 5, fGouWil2.1, whole genome shotgun sequence sequence TTGCGCCTGAAACACTTGGTGCAGAATTTACAATCGAAAGGTTTCTCGCCCGAGTGAATTTTGAAATGTGCTCTGAGGTTtgacttttggatgaaatgtagTCCACAAATGTTACAGGAGAACGGTTTCTCTCCCGTGTGAATGAACGTGTGTCTAATCAGATCACGTTTGGAGTTGAAACGTTTACTACAAACATCGCAACCATAACGTTTCTCGAAGGGAAGTTTCTCACTCTCAGCAGACGCTTTGAAGCAGAACTGTTCCACACTTTCGGAAAAACCAAAAGATTTTCTAACATTTGTGTTAAAATCGGATTGATTTTCAGACACCGGCGTCTCGTTACTCGTCCAATAATTCTCGGCATCGCTGTCTTCAGTCTCAGAGGAGTCTCTTTCTATTTTTATCACATCATCCTCTTCAGTTTGTAACTTGGAAAACTGAGgctcctcctcatcttcatcttcacttTTCACAATGACGGCAATGATGTCCGACTCCTGGTTCTCCCAGAGTTCCTCCTGTTCCTCTTTGATGTGGAAATGCTCTGAGCCCAAATCACAGGTAACACCATCAGGACTCGACGTCTCCTGAATGTCTGCAGGCAAAGCTGAGGACGTCAAgcacagaaagaaaaacacaagtttACAAAAATATTCCAATCTATTGTATGTAGGCCAGGGTTTAATCACCAcagcaagtcataattatgagaaagaaagtcataattatgaaatagaaagtcACAACTATGAGTTAGTTAGTTTTCCGGACCATTTTTCACTGTGTCAGGGggctgagtggtctaaggcgcctgaCTCAAGAAGTCTTCTTTCCGCTGCTGTGGGTTCGCATCCAGCTtttatcatatatatttttttcattttaacatatttaacacagaaaattctacctttaaaaatacattttagggtatttcctgggttagggttagagctaaaataaaagggttatcAGGGTagctaataataaatataagctaaaataaaactgacggaacttgtggcgcacctatcacgtcacatctactggccaatgaggggcgctgcgtatgaataAAATGGCCgtgaaacgtatcaatagccacggccAAAAATAAATAGGCTACAATACAACAACATAGGGAATTAGGCACAGCGATATGAGGCAAGGAATGCTGCTCATGCCTTTAACTTAGCTGTGGCAAAAATATTGACAAACAGTTACAGTGATTGAAGAAGACAACGCACCACTCTACCATGAAGACATAACGTTAACGTTAAAGGAGATGGAACTTCTTACCCGCAGACGGCAGCGTCGCGTAATCATGGTCCAGGTTCACAGCTTTCTTTGCGCTTTCTTTTACCTCGACTCCTACCGATGTTAACGGCTGCTGTTTATGGCAGCGCTCATACACAGACAGACTCCTTCTTTTTCCTTTAGATGTGTAATCGTTCAAAAGAAAAAGGCTAGGGATAGAGTCTGGTTTCAAGCGGCGAACAGTGATCCCCAGGACGTAGTCTTCTGGTGTGAAGTGTCTGCTGCAGACATACGTACTCCCCGTTTTAATAGTAAACGTTGGTCCTTCCTCCCGCCGAATGGCCTGAACCCATTTTCGTCTAGTTTCACCGTTAACGGGGAAGGAGTGGAACGATAGATAAGGCTGCTTTTGGGCATTGCAAGAACAGCCCGGTACGCAACAAAAACTCTTGCTCTTCGCTTGCGCCATCTTTGTTGTTTACCCCTACAACAATTGCGTATTTCCGGTACAAAATACGGAAGTTGTGTGACAGGTCAAGTGTCACACAAAACTTCACCGATTCACCGAGAAAAGGCTGAAGGAACCTAACCGGGCGTTTGGGTTAAACTGGTGACTGTGTTACCTGAGACTTTGGCTCGTTGCCCATAGTAACGATAAGTGACAAGATTTAAAAAAGACTAAATTCAGCTCAGCTCTCCGTTATTTGCAATCTCTAAAGACGGAAgtacattcttcttcttttagtaATGAATGGGAATCTTGCGCCCTCTGTCGGATTAAAGCGGAAACTACAGAACAGATAGTTTTTTAGGAGATAACCTGaatgtttctattttaaataatgaatgtaaaaatgaagtaaTTATTTCACCTCATTCtattaaaattgtaaaaaaaaaaaaaaaaaaaaatcaaattaattcattattaaattaaaattataattaaaaaataactgttTACCACTAGCCCCAAAGGCCAAAGAAGTTAAGAAATCCCTTTTAAAGTGTTAAGTAACATCCACCcgtgtaatttttttgtatcatacaattcatttttatttttgataaatcatTTTCTTTGGTATTCACTGTGAGTGAGACTGtgagaatgtatttatttattttttatatatatgtaagcACACAACGACATTTGGGATTCAATTACAGTGCTGGATTTCTTAACAGGATTTTGGTTTTCCATCTCTTGACTGTTtgattaaattgttttttgttttaataatgaaGGATAAAAGTAAAGATTTTCTCCCAAATTACTGGAAATCTGTCTTTTGAGTGACCTCggatttattttatcttttttggaAACTTTCTGTCTAGTTTTTCATTGCCAACGTTACGTGTTGTTTTCAtcagtttttgtatattttgttaatgTGGTTGTCATTTGTTAATTAATAGTTAACTTTTCTCTTTTTGTCAAAGAGGAAGTAGTGGTTATAAAccatctaaagcagtggttcccaaccaggggtacttTAACACATTGTAgagggtacttggaaacattgatgaatctatttccaacatgctgagtcatttttaagcctatttcagacactgtacatgttcatccaacagcttttccaccagttgacaataaactgcgttaataaaataaacaatattgtggccttaatatcctactaaattgttactaacatgttctgcacattactaaaaattgaggtaaatatTTTCCCtgctatacaataattgtaatgcacaaaattgatatttagtgtgcgttaaacgTACAGGTGGACATTTTCAAGCGTTtgacaacatgtaaataaaacaagaaatgtTACTAAATTAGAGTGACAATGGGGTTCTCCTAATCAGAAGAGAGGCcatgggggtacatgagacaaaaaaaggttgggaaacactgatctaaaggACAGACAATGTCTCACACCAATGTACTAAAACAAAATCTGGCAAATGTGCAGCAGAAAAATACAAGTTCAAATCAaagaaaatgaacacaaattataaaaacaagCTTGATACACACGTGGTcacgtgatcaacattcatgtcagcatttaataatgaccaatctgagtaataatacaggaaacaacaaagacgtgtgttttgtattttggttctttttttttttttgagaatgttttattttgtgtttcatgtTCCTCTAGTGACAGTGACAGTAAAAATATAAGTCACAGCTTTCTTGCTAAAAtattctaaaataaacaactgCTTTGTGTCAAATTAACTTCTGGGAGGATTTAtttctttagatttttttttattcttgtttttttttaaaaaaaagaaagtaagccacttttttttttaaatcactgaaCATCTGCACAAACAAAAGCAGGTTccacaacaaaagaacaaaacataacaaaaagtATTTGTGCAGATCTATCCTGTGATTAAAACAACGAGAACAAACACCTATTTCATTGATGATCACTTCCTTCATAACAGAGAGTGGAATAGACAAAACATTGTTGGAACCAAACAGTTCACTAGATTCAGAGAAACTATAGTAGTTGTGTTTTTAACCAAATCATAACAGTATATTTTACTGAACATAATCCCTCTTTTTCTACATGCTAAAAAACTCTTTCCGGTTTGAGCTTTAGGGTCTAAAAAAGTCTCCCGTCAACCATCATCATTATCGAAAAGATTTCCCATGTGGACGCTGAGGTTTGTGTTTCGACTTGATGAACGTGTACATTTTTGAGAATCAGACGGTTTCTCTTCTGCATGTACACTTTTGTGTCTCTTCAGGCTCGTCTTCCTATTAAAGTGTTTGCCACACACGTCACAACCAAACGGTTTCTCACCTGTGTGTATCCTCATATGTTCCTTAAGATACGCCTTGTGAGCGAATCTTTGACCGCATACGTCACAACCGAAGGGTTTCTCTCCCGTGTGCACGCCCATGTGTCTCTTCAGACTGGATTTGATTCGAAAACATTTACCACAGACGTCACAACCGAACTGTCTCACTCCCGTGTGCACTTTCATGTGACTTTTAAGACTCGACTCGTGCCAAAACAAAGTGTTACAAAAGACACAGTTAAATATTTTCTCTCCGGAGTGGACGATGGCGTGTTTCTTCAGGAGCTCCTTACGGGTAAATTTTTGGGTACAAACATTACAACTGaacggtttctctcctgtgtggccTTGTATGTGATTCTCCAGCGTTTTCTTGGCACCAAAACTTTTCCCGCAAATTTTACAAGTAAAGGGCTTCAGTCCCGTGTGTATTGTTAAGTGACGCAAAAGGTTGCTCTTCGtgctaaaacatttactacaaacatcacaatgGAATGGTTTCTCCCTGGTGTGCACAACCAGGTGGTCCTTCAGGTGAGACTGGCGGTAAAACCTTTGACCGCAAACATCACAAGCGAAAGGTTTGTTGCTGGTGTGGATCGTCATGTGTTCCTTCAGATGCGCCTTATGGGAATATTTTTTACCGCAAGTGTCACAAAGaaagggtttctctcccgtGTGAACGCGCATGTGACGCTTCAGGAAGCTCAAGCGGTTAAAGCATTTACCGCAGACGTCACAGCTGAAAAgtctctctcctgtgtggaaTCTCGTGTAATCGTCAGCAGCTGAGGTGTCAGTCGAGACTTTTTCTGACCgacgttttctgtttttttttaggttccCGCGTGCGCTCAACCGTTTATCACATTTAGAGGAACTCTGTTTCCAATCGCCATCGCTGTATTTAGTCTGAGCTTCAGCAGCAGTCAGAGGTTCCTGCCAATCAtcatcttcttcatcttcatcactgaGTTCTGTCTGAGTCTCTGTTGGTTCACAGCTgttcctttcttcttcttcttcttcgctgTTTTCTTCTTCACTTTCTCTTTTAATCAGATCAGTTGAGCTGCAGCGTGAAGACTGTCCCCTGATGTCCTCCTGCGTTCGTCTCCGGTGCAGCAAAGGAAACAGAGGTTTATCCTCTTCCTCTTCACTCTTCACAGTAAAGGCGATGATGTCCGATGCCTGATTTTCCCAGAGTTCTTCCGACTCTTCCTTTATTTGGAGGCGTTCTTTGTTCTGGAACCTCGGAGTGGACGTCCACTCGCAGAAAACGCCATCAGACCCTGACAGCTGCTCAacatctgcacacacacatacacactgtaaAGTCACAAGAGATAATGTCATAGATGGGATTTAAATCCCAGATACAGATGTAGCAGTTCTTTTGACTGTTAGAAATGAGAAAGTTAAGTTAAGCCTGATTTAAACTCctgttttggtttgtttatcGGCTACAAATCTGAGGCTTAGCTGCTTTTATTCCCTACACTTACACTTTAAAGCCTAAGAAGAATGCTATGAAGACATAAAGCATGCTAATGCTCAGGGAAATCTAGGAAGATACTCTTAGAATATTTAGTCCAAAAAGCTCAAAACCAACCAAAGAGAACACTGATGAACTCCAGACAAGGCAATGTCAATTACAACATAATTCTTGTAATATTGTGACTGTATTTTGTAATATtgtgactttattttcaaatagtgactttattttttacttttttttctaatattatTACTTAATTGTGTAATATTATGACTTTTTGTAAATTGCAACTATTTTgcaatatttcaactttattttgtaatattacgACTTCATTTTGTAATActacaattttattttgtattattacgactttattctcataatattAGAATACTTTTCCCCATAATGTTAGAATTTATTCTTGTactattacaactttattctctacTATTGCTATTACATATTTAATCTCCAAGTCTAAAAAGCCCAAAATGTGGAACTAAGTTCGGACTCAAAGCCCAGTCATAAAGTTAGTCTTTGACTTAATCTGACAACAAGGCTGAACTATTATAacatctttcttcttcttcgtttaATCATCATCAGAGCCTAttaacatgcttttttttttttttttttccatattatcataattattattatttcattgaaaattttcaaaattacaaacactCGATGAGGATAATATCTCAACTTGTTACAGCTTCAGAAGCAAGAACAGAATGAAAAACTTTAAAAGCAAAAGGGGGTACAATAAAGGAACGCAAAAgagcataaaacaaataatcagagCACAGGCACAAATATAATttgtttgggggaaaaaaagtgtaATAAGTTAAAAGTCCTAATAAagagataaaaatgtgttttattggcTTCAGTGTGAAAGAAGCAGGTGATCAGAAATGCGCATAACATCATGGGAAACTGACCACACCCACTCTGCTGGTGTGAAACATATGGTGTAAAACTCTTCCATAATGAAGACggacatctatctatctataggtaaaaatataaatatatccaaaataagaacaaaactaACAGAAAACAGAGATGAAAACGTTTTCTCTGCACTTCTCAATGCTTTTATTTAATAATCCGAGCAGCAGCTGTTTGATATTCTGTGGAAAAATTCTAAAAGGAAGAAAATTCAAACCTGGAGCGTTGAACGCAGCTTCAGATGggtcctcttcatcatcatcatcatcatcatcatctgctgTTGTTATTCCATAAATGTCAAACATATCTTCGTCTGAAGAGTCTGTTTCCACTGTGGACATATTGCTGCTGATGGTTTCTGATAATCTTCAATGGGCTCGAATCAACCGGAAGTAAACAGTGTACCGGTTCAACTAGTGACCGAGCTATCAAGTGACAGACACTAGACGCGGGCTGTTGACGGTTGTTTGGACagattttaaactgttaaaattcTGTTTGATCCTTCAACATAAATTTCACTGAACATACGCCAGAATCCAGGTATAAGTGAAGCgtttttccttcttcctcttctttggAACTGTCAGTTCACTTTATGGTGAACTACCGCCATCTAAAGGAATGGATTGGgaaataaatattcatagaatGCAACAGAAATTCTGCTCAGGAAAGATAATATAAAGagtaaaaaagatttttttttcatgtatattATCATAGAGTTATatgataaatacatattaatgacacaaagttgtaaaaaaaattccgGTGTATACCCATTAAAAGTAAACAGAAATGACGAAAAAGcgtaaaaacatatatttgtttaatacatacgctttaaagtaaaaaataaaaagtgtgaaatggaggcaaaaaacaaaaaacgctagaagaagaagacgtgAAGTATGGTGTTCTGTTTCATCTGCTGACCGTGTTAGCTGGTGACTACTTCCGGTCTGGTTGCGCCCATCTGTAACAACCGATATACAGTCTAAGAACAAGCACCTGGTATTTGTACGTATATTATTTTGGTTgttatacatgaaaaaaaatattcttcagAACTGTTTTGTATAAATACGATAAAAACAAATcctaatatattaatattagagttttaattttaaatcatcCTCTTTTTGTTCTTCCTGCTTCACGTTCTTAGGCACCAGTTGATGTGGATGAAAATTAATGttggatttttaaaataaaatgtttttttcataaaaaaaacaaacaaaccacttattaataaaacaagtaATACTTGAAAGGGGATGCTGTAGAcatcatggagaaaatgacaaattacattattaaaacTGCTGAACCCAGTGAAATCAATATTTCTGTATTTGAGTTTTATACATATTTTCATTCTCTTATGTTAGTCTAATATTATTCAGCTGCTTTTCACATAAGTTAGGAGCTACTTACTTGTGTTTAACTGCCTGACACTGTTTGGAAATCCGGTAGtttggctttttaaaaaaaatcttgatacAGTATTgactattatcattattattagaaagAGTGCAACActaacaaacagaaaaatgaatgaattaaattgaaACTTTGGAGAAAATCtgccaaaaaattaaataatatattttcacTTAGGCCATATCAGAGGGTAAGACAAAATATTTCCTTCAGTAACTTCAACCAATGTATTTTATCACTAAGCTGCTGGGAACCCAGACAGCCTCAGCCTAtcgtcctaaaggtggcgctacagcacAACTCCAATAttcaaaatgtgtaaaaatcacaatatatcAACTAAATATGCTACAAATTAGCAACATTCACCAAAATGTGGCCCCAACACTTAAGACACTTTAGTACTTTAAAACATGTTGCAAATTATTAAGTCCATCACTTTGgggtttttaaaagaaaagaaaaaactataaaacttttttcaaaattcagcaAACCGTACAATTTTATTATGAAAATGTTTGAATGAAACTGCatagtaaacaaataaatactagcAAATTGTTGCGaaagacatttttaatgttctaAAAGATTACAAAATTTTGGAGTCATAGTAGGTGCAGTTTTAAAAGTATCAGAATTTTCTCttgaaaacaatatatatatatttttttacagcatttacatttaaataaaggcaataatatcatttttaaacatcatgttttttcttttcttgtgcTAATTATCTCCGTAAaatagaacaggggttctcatctggtctcaccctgggacacacattttgcaacatcgttttagaattcaaccaacaaaatttagtttttcaagtatagctgttgaaaacacacatataacctttaataaaacataaatctatattacTTACAGTGAAAACATGTGGGAAACAttaagtattcatttatttttaaccagctgtccatgacccatccagtacaggtccgcgacccactatTGGGTCctaacccaccagttgagaatcactgatataGAGGATCGTCTCTTGTGGCAAAAAACGTGAGTTCAAGTCTCAGCTGATGTAAAATCATCGCTGCGCAGCAgctataatttttttgtaatgtgtcTTACGGTTATACTATGAAATAAAGTAAAGATAAACCTTCAAATATTCCAATGAAGAAATTTGAAAAGTTAAACATCAACGTTCGTCATTAGATCTCATCAATATAGAAACAAAAATAGATCTATATTTTATGAATCTGCAAAAGGTttaatttttatgaatttttttcttgtgtCTCCTCAAATGAGTCGAATGTTTGAAacttttactacaaacatcacagttAAATGGTTTCTCCCCTGTGTGAACCCTCATGTGACTCTTAAGAGTGGATTTGACCTTAAATCTCCggccacaaacatcacaaccgaAGGGTTTTTCTCCCGTGTGGATCCTCATGTGCATCTTCAGATTGGACTTCTGTATAAAACTCTGACCACAAACGTCACAAGTGAAAGGTTTGTCTCCAGTGTGAATGTTCATGTGAGCCTTTAGAGAAGACCTTTGGGTAAACTTTTGACAGCAGACGTCACAGCTGTACGGTTTCTCCCCTGTGTGTGTGGTCACATGGGTCTTTAGTGCTGACCGCTGAGCAAAATTTTGACCACAAATATCACAGCTGtacggtttctctcctgtgtgcaCTCTCATGTGCGACTGCAGAGCTGACGCCCGCATACAACTGTAACCACAAACGTCACAGACAAACGTTTTCCCTCCTGTGTGAATTTTCACGTGTCTCTGCAGACTGTTCTTGTCGTTATATTTATTCTGACAAACATCACAGCTAAAGAGTTTCCCTCCCGCGTGGATGTTCATGTGTGCCTTCAGACCCGACCTCTGGGTGAAACCTTTCCCACATATCCCACAGTCGTAGGGTTTCTCTCCGGTGTGTACCCTCTTGTGCCGGCTAACGTGCGAACTGCGGCTAAAGCATTTACCACAAACGTCACAGCTGAATGGTTTCTCACCCGTGTGGACCCTCATGTGAGCCTTCAGAGAACATGGGAAAGTGTAACTTCGACCACATTGGTCACAGCTGAACCGTTTTTCTTGAGAAACTGGATTTTCATGCAAACCAGAAGTGGAAAGTTCTTTGATTTTAGACTTTTTACAGGTTTCTGATGTTTTCCTCTTTTTACTAGTATTGTCTTGACTTTCAGCTTCAGAGTTTGACTGAGAActcccatcatcatcatcatcgtcatcgtcCTCCAACTCATCAGTGACTCCAGTTTCAGAGAAGTCTGTTTCCTTCCCATCAGTATCTACAAGTACAATAAAGTTTGGATCTTCACCGTTCTCTCCATCAGTTTCTCTTTTAATCAGATCAGCTGAGCTGCAATGTGACggctcttcttctttcttcatgTTTTCCTCAGTTTGTCTCCAAAGTAGAAAAGCATGCTGAGGTTTCTCCTCTACAACTTCACTCTTCACACCGACGTTCGTCTCTCGGTCTGTTGAAAGCTGCTCTGCGTCCCGACTTACCCAGAGTTCCTCCTgttcctcctttatgtggagACGCTGTGGTTCCCGTCGTCCTACAGCGTAGCGACATTCACAAAATACACCGTCAGTGATTTGTGTAAAAACATGATAATTTTTTCtaagggtgtaaaaaaaaacgatttggcAATATATCACCATATTTCACCACACGAtaatcgtatcgatccaaaaaatgtccaaatcaatttttgtaatcatgttttgttctaacaaaaaaataaatttaattgtgctaacatcagcatagcatgtaaacgcctggggcctcatgtacaaaagATATGTACGCCCAAAAACGTGCGTACGTCAAAATCCAAGTCAAAATACTGATGTTCAGAAACTGCAATGAGCGTGGAAATGTGTGGTGTTTTAGACACATTAGACACActaccaaaataatacaatacattcacacatgaacctctgagctgctgttgacatgtatcatttacacattttttgtgaGTTACAGTTTTTTTTGCTTCGTTTTTATCTGTCTAATCTGAGTCAGACACATATTGTTCACTAGCTGTCAGAACTCTGTGAGCTGGGATCTCCTACAGGTGGTCAGATGTCCTCGAAATAACAGACTCTTACGTCTGAGCACTTTAACACTTTCAGTTTAGCAATCATTAGGAGccaaacgcacacacaccaacagACACACAGATCACAGCGACTGattggtgtgtgtgtacaaAGAAAGCATGTCTTTGTTCATGAGgccccggtcactaggtgtcagtgaaccatatcagaccttgttaaactacctcactcctcagtgcattttagctggaagttgattgcactttattttcataaaacatactggactcATTTATaaatgtggttacttttttttcttctttttttaaaaaaaaaaatatatgtaatttaagaacttaacagaatcagaatctattgtagaagcaaaagttaaactttttcgaaaaatgtaatttgacagtttgataaacataccacttgtttttcatattaatacttgaattacagttagttaccatttacttgtaatcgcaagtttttttaaaaaaaaaatgtatttcataccattttgtaattgtaaaggtgaaatttgcaaTTATCGTTATCACATTATACTGCAATTTATATCAAATTGTTTAGAATCGTATCATGACATGAAAATCGTGAATcgatcgtcagattcatggcaatgcacatccctagttttttcacaaaaagaaaaacacattttggcttCACGCCACAAAGTTTCCACAATAAAAAtcgaggaaaaaaaacagacaaaatcccAGTGGACATAATCCCGACATTTATCATAACCCAGTTGCTCATCACAGGAATAGATGTAGACTTCAGTGATGAAGGCAAAAATATtgggatagaaaaaaaaaaaaaaaaaaaaaaaaaaaaaaaaaaaaaaaaaactaggacaacatttaaatcttttaaatcccaaaactcaaaattaaataagtaacattttcactgtgtttatgatttgaaaatcataaatatttttgtttaaatttgcacggtgataaataaagaaaagtgtGAGTTTAAACAATTCAAACGGTTTGTAAGAAAATCTTAGCTAAGAATTACCTAAAAAAATtcttacaatttaaataaaagaacaacaatcTGCATTTTCGACAAAATATGTGCTCAAATTGAAAGGAGTTAAATGCATCATTgattacagttttttgtttaataagGATTCGAATCGAATGTATCCTTGCACCCCTATTGTTTATAATTATCCTTAGAAAAAGTAGAGGCGTTATTTTATCATCTTAGTTTAAAAttgattaataaagtttttctaagCTACACTGGATGTTAATGAGTGTTATAAATGTTCACAAACCTGTCAAGGTTTCCGGTGTTGACATGTTGCTCTCAGACACCTTTAAAGCCGCTGCAGGGAGAAAAACAAACCGAAAAACTGATTAAACGAGACGCACCTGGTGTTACAGTTCAACTGGTGGCCGTGTAAATTGCAGACCTTAGCAGGGGTGTAtaatgtgctaagctaacctctCAAATGGTCGTTATAAAGCTT is a genomic window containing:
- the LOC114463080 gene encoding zinc finger and SCAN domain-containing protein 31-like codes for the protein MAQAKSKSFCCVPGCSCNAQKQPYLSFHSFPVNGETRRKWVQAIRREEGPTFTIKTGSTYVCSRHFTPEDYVLGITVRRLKPDSIPSLFLLNDYTSKGKRRSLSVYERCHKQQPLTSVGVEVKESAKKAVNLDHDYATLPSAALPADIQETSSPDGVTCDLGSEHFHIKEEQEELWENQESDIIAVIVKSEDEDEEEPQFSKLQTEEDDVIKIERDSSETEDSDAENYWTSNETPVSENQSDFNTNVRKSFGFSESVEQFCFKASAESEKLPFEKRYGCDVCSKRFNSKRDLIRHTFIHTGEKPFSCNICGLHFIQKSNLRAHFKIHSGEKPFDCKFCTKCFRRNTDLKRHMTVHNGEKPFSCDICEKRFSRKTHLKTHTIVHTGEKPFTCNICSKRFKQMTYLKVHTRVHTGERPFSCDICEQNFAHRHSLTVHRRVHAREKLSLDCSSLRKGGKHIHVSSSYA
- the LOC114463069 gene encoding zinc finger protein OZF-like isoform X1; its protein translation is MSTVETDSSDEDMFDIYGITTADDDDDDDDEEDPSEAAFNAPDVEQLSGSDGVFCEWTSTPRFQNKERLQIKEESEELWENQASDIIAFTVKSEEEEDKPLFPLLHRRRTQEDIRGQSSRCSSTDLIKRESEEENSEEEEEERNSCEPTETQTELSDEDEEDDDWQEPLTAAEAQTKYSDGDWKQSSSKCDKRLSARGNLKKNRKRRSEKVSTDTSAADDYTRFHTGERLFSCDVCGKCFNRLSFLKRHMRVHTGEKPFLCDTCGKKYSHKAHLKEHMTIHTSNKPFACDVCGQRFYRQSHLKDHLVVHTREKPFHCDVCSKCFSTKSNLLRHLTIHTGLKPFTCKICGKSFGAKKTLENHIQGHTGEKPFSCNVCTQKFTRKELLKKHAIVHSGEKIFNCVFCNTLFWHESSLKSHMKVHTGVRQFGCDVCGKCFRIKSSLKRHMGVHTGEKPFGCDVCGQRFAHKAYLKEHMRIHTGEKPFGCDVCGKHFNRKTSLKRHKSVHAEEKPSDSQKCTRSSSRNTNLSVHMGNLFDNDDG
- the LOC114463069 gene encoding zinc finger protein OZF-like isoform X2, coding for MMMMMMMMKRTHLKLRSTLQCVCVCADVEQLSGSDGVFCEWTSTPRFQNKERLQIKEESEELWENQASDIIAFTVKSEEEEDKPLFPLLHRRRTQEDIRGQSSRCSSTDLIKRESEEENSEEEEEERNSCEPTETQTELSDEDEEDDDWQEPLTAAEAQTKYSDGDWKQSSSKCDKRLSARGNLKKNRKRRSEKVSTDTSAADDYTRFHTGERLFSCDVCGKCFNRLSFLKRHMRVHTGEKPFLCDTCGKKYSHKAHLKEHMTIHTSNKPFACDVCGQRFYRQSHLKDHLVVHTREKPFHCDVCSKCFSTKSNLLRHLTIHTGLKPFTCKICGKSFGAKKTLENHIQGHTGEKPFSCNVCTQKFTRKELLKKHAIVHSGEKIFNCVFCNTLFWHESSLKSHMKVHTGVRQFGCDVCGKCFRIKSSLKRHMGVHTGEKPFGCDVCGQRFAHKAYLKEHMRIHTGEKPFGCDVCGKHFNRKTSLKRHKSVHAEEKPSDSQKCTRSSSRNTNLSVHMGNLFDNDDG
- the LOC114463083 gene encoding zinc finger protein OZF-like, whose amino-acid sequence is MSTPETLTGRREPQRLHIKEEQEELWVSRDAEQLSTDRETNVGVKSEVVEEKPQHAFLLWRQTEENMKKEEEPSHCSSADLIKRETDGENGEDPNFIVLVDTDGKETDFSETGVTDELEDDDDDDDDGSSQSNSEAESQDNTSKKRKTSETCKKSKIKELSTSGLHENPVSQEKRFSCDQCGRSYTFPCSLKAHMRVHTGEKPFSCDVCGKCFSRSSHVSRHKRVHTGEKPYDCGICGKGFTQRSGLKAHMNIHAGGKLFSCDVCQNKYNDKNSLQRHVKIHTGGKTFVCDVCGYSCMRASALQSHMRVHTGEKPYSCDICGQNFAQRSALKTHVTTHTGEKPYSCDVCCQKFTQRSSLKAHMNIHTGDKPFTCDVCGQSFIQKSNLKMHMRIHTGEKPFGCDVCGRRFKVKSTLKSHMRVHTGEKPFNCDVCSKSFKHSTHLRRHKKKIHKN